In one Bradyrhizobium cosmicum genomic region, the following are encoded:
- a CDS encoding nitrogen fixation protein NifQ, whose amino-acid sequence MTAAEPSVIAAQASRIDVSSFPFAPADAGETHAGRAFYRLLTGRDPADADIRDNDDFDRHVLASILAASVMDGGQIAERSGLAEQDLNELLAQCFPSAGVRAFAWSARSDRDGDDETAMVRDLLLAQRSTDGEIGRWLAAMVARRAMEPNHLWEDLGLRERPELSRLLTRHFAPLAARNTRNMRWKRFFYRMLCEDDGFVMCTTPICTQCNDFDLCFGEENGESRMAERRREYLRGADDHVDPAGDRRA is encoded by the coding sequence ATGACAGCAGCGGAGCCTTCCGTGATTGCAGCACAAGCGAGCCGGATCGACGTGTCGTCATTTCCGTTCGCGCCGGCAGATGCCGGCGAGACGCACGCCGGAAGAGCCTTCTACCGCCTGCTGACCGGACGTGACCCGGCGGATGCCGATATCCGCGACAACGACGATTTCGATCGCCACGTGCTGGCGTCCATCCTGGCTGCTTCGGTGATGGATGGCGGCCAGATCGCCGAGCGGTCGGGCCTCGCCGAGCAGGACCTCAATGAGCTGCTGGCTCAATGCTTCCCGTCGGCCGGGGTGAGAGCATTTGCCTGGAGTGCCAGGTCCGATCGGGACGGCGACGACGAGACGGCCATGGTGCGCGATCTCTTGCTCGCGCAGCGGTCAACCGACGGCGAGATAGGCCGCTGGCTCGCGGCGATGGTGGCACGCCGCGCCATGGAGCCGAACCATCTGTGGGAAGATCTCGGATTGCGTGAGCGCCCGGAATTGTCCCGTCTGCTGACCCGGCACTTCGCGCCTCTGGCGGCGCGCAATACCCGGAACATGCGCTGGAAGCGCTTCTTCTATCGCATGCTGTGCGAGGACGATGGCTTCGTGATGTGCACGACGCCCATCTGCACGCAATGCAATGATTTCGATCTCTGCTTCGGTGAAGAGAACGGCGAGAGCCGCATGGCCGAGCGCCGCCGGGAATATCTGCGCGGCGCCGACGATCATGTCGATCCGGCCGGGGATCGGCGAGCGTGA